A genomic segment from Lutibacter sp. A80 encodes:
- a CDS encoding ABC transporter permease, with amino-acid sequence MRLLNLFKIAFKAIVLNKTRTLLTMLGIIIGVASVIAMLAIGEGSKESIRTTISAMGSNMITVRPGADDRGPARGSGGDAQTLTLEDYKKIKEDATLISYITPLVNGGGQVINGSNNWPSTIYGVNPDYLNIKIIGLQSGSMFTDAEVQSAAKVVLIGQTIVDNVFPDGQEPVGQMIRFNSIPFTVIGVLEEKGENTFGQDQDDVVIAPYTTVQKRILAIDHVNDIMASAISEDDAPAAVEEITEILRSQHKLMDNEEDDFTVRSMEELISTFSSTSEMLTILLVAVASISLLIGGIGIMNIMYVSVKERTKEIGLRMAVGGKGSDILMQFLIEAILISITGGVLGVLLGLASTIFIEKFLNWPTSVALYSIIISFAVCAVTGIFFGWYPARKASALDPITALRYE; translated from the coding sequence ATGAGACTATTAAATTTATTTAAAATTGCTTTTAAAGCCATCGTTCTTAATAAAACAAGAACTTTGTTAACCATGTTAGGAATTATTATTGGGGTAGCTTCAGTAATTGCAATGCTAGCTATTGGAGAGGGTTCTAAAGAAAGTATTAGAACTACTATTTCAGCAATGGGTTCTAATATGATTACCGTTAGACCTGGTGCAGATGATAGAGGTCCTGCTAGAGGAAGTGGAGGAGATGCGCAAACATTAACACTAGAAGATTACAAAAAAATAAAAGAAGATGCAACATTAATAAGTTATATTACTCCGCTAGTAAATGGTGGTGGACAAGTTATTAATGGTTCTAATAACTGGCCAAGTACAATTTATGGTGTAAATCCAGATTACTTAAACATTAAAATAATTGGTTTACAAAGTGGTAGTATGTTTACAGATGCAGAAGTACAATCTGCTGCAAAAGTAGTTTTAATAGGACAAACAATTGTAGATAATGTATTTCCTGATGGACAAGAACCTGTTGGACAAATGATACGTTTTAATAGCATACCTTTTACAGTAATTGGTGTGTTAGAAGAAAAAGGGGAAAACACGTTTGGTCAAGACCAAGATGATGTAGTAATTGCTCCATATACCACTGTGCAAAAACGTATTTTAGCTATTGATCATGTAAATGATATTATGGCATCTGCAATTAGTGAAGACGATGCGCCTGCTGCAGTAGAAGAAATTACAGAAATTTTACGTTCTCAGCATAAATTAATGGATAATGAAGAAGATGATTTTACGGTGCGTTCTATGGAAGAATTAATTTCAACGTTTAGTTCAACCAGTGAAATGTTAACTATTTTATTAGTAGCTGTTGCCAGTATTTCTTTATTGATAGGTGGTATTGGAATTATGAATATTATGTATGTTTCTGTAAAAGAGCGTACTAAAGAAATTGGTTTACGTATGGCTGTTGGAGGTAAAGGTTCTGATATTTTAATGCAATTTTTAATTGAAGCCATTTTAATAAGTATAACTGGTGGAGTTTTAGGAGTGCTTTTAGGATTAGCATCAACCATATTTATAGAAAAATTCTTAAATTGGCCTACTAGTGTGGCGCTGTATTCAATAATAATATCTTTTGCTGTATGTGCTGTAACCGGTATCTTTTTCGGATGGTATCCTGCAAGAAAAGCATCTGCTTTAGATCCAATAACAGCATTGCGTTACGAGTAA
- a CDS encoding SDR family NAD(P)-dependent oxidoreductase, which translates to MNKIAVITGASRGIGLALTKKMLHNGYTVIGTSKNGIINAIAHENFCAVALDISNEQSIQKFTKFVAKRFHKITILINNAGVGPDLGASLPDSKSFETTFKVNVSGTVFLTESMIPLIQNEGKIVTISSKMGSIANALDFDSVAYRMSKSALNMYTKILSNRLKDKLFVAALDPGWVQTEIRLSNLKNAPLTPSESADNIYKFVTSNFKTGSYWDTVNNKLHNW; encoded by the coding sequence ATGAATAAAATAGCAGTAATAACAGGAGCTAGTAGAGGCATTGGTTTAGCATTAACCAAAAAAATGTTACACAATGGTTATACTGTAATTGGAACAAGTAAAAATGGAATTATTAATGCAATAGCACACGAAAATTTTTGTGCTGTTGCATTAGATATTAGTAACGAACAAAGCATTCAAAAGTTTACAAAATTTGTTGCAAAACGCTTTCATAAAATAACTATATTAATAAACAATGCAGGCGTAGGACCTGATCTTGGAGCGAGTTTACCGGATTCTAAATCTTTTGAAACTACTTTTAAAGTTAATGTTAGTGGTACCGTATTTTTAACAGAAAGTATGATACCACTTATACAAAATGAAGGAAAAATAGTAACAATTTCTTCAAAAATGGGCTCAATAGCAAATGCATTAGATTTTGATTCAGTAGCATATAGAATGTCTAAAAGCGCATTAAATATGTATACAAAAATCCTTTCAAATAGATTAAAAGACAAGTTATTTGTAGCCGCATTAGATCCCGGCTGGGTACAAACAGAAATAAGACTTAGTAATCTTAAAAATGCTCCGCTAACACCTTCAGAATCTGCAGATAATATTTATAAATTTGTTACCAGTAATTTTAAAACTGGTTCGTATTGGGATACTGTAAATAACAAATTACATAATTGGTAA
- a CDS encoding DoxX family protein: MKKNTDLGLLILRITIAGLMLFHGVAKLGHLDGIKGMLSGMGLPEFIAYGVFITELIAPLLIIIGYRTKLASLVFFFGMVAALFMAHSNNMFALSKTGGLQIELILLYAFGALTLFFTGSGKYAITSKNSWD, translated from the coding sequence ATGAAAAAAAATACAGATTTAGGTTTATTAATTTTAAGAATAACAATAGCAGGATTAATGCTGTTTCATGGTGTAGCAAAATTAGGACATTTAGATGGTATAAAAGGAATGTTATCCGGAATGGGCTTACCTGAATTTATAGCTTATGGTGTTTTTATTACCGAATTAATAGCTCCACTCTTAATAATAATTGGTTACAGAACTAAATTGGCTTCTTTAGTGTTTTTCTTTGGAATGGTAGCTGCATTATTTATGGCACATTCTAATAATATGTTTGCTTTATCTAAAACAGGAGGTTTACAAATTGAGTTAATTTTATTATATGCTTTTGGTGCATTGACACTCTTTTTTACAGGTTCTGGAAAATATGCAATTACTAGCAAAAATAGTTGGGACTAA
- a CDS encoding GNAT family N-acetyltransferase, translating into MKTIRLKNISDYYFDKAWELYEDAFPIEEKKTLDEQIVDLQNDDYHFDVIIEKDQFVGFNLWWNFEAYNYIEYFATSAQHRNKGIGKLVLEKFIDTNNKQIILEVELPISNINERRINFYKRIGFKLNEHYYEIPSLRKSKSPLQLLLMSYPGFISKKDVDFFIHKYHPIIYNKTTK; encoded by the coding sequence ATGAAAACAATACGATTAAAAAATATTTCAGATTACTACTTCGATAAAGCCTGGGAACTTTATGAAGATGCCTTTCCTATTGAAGAAAAAAAAACATTGGATGAGCAAATTGTTGATTTACAAAATGACGATTATCATTTTGATGTTATAATTGAGAAAGATCAATTTGTTGGATTTAATTTATGGTGGAATTTTGAAGCATACAATTATATAGAATATTTTGCAACGTCTGCACAACATAGAAATAAAGGAATAGGTAAATTAGTTCTTGAGAAATTTATTGATACAAATAATAAGCAAATTATATTGGAAGTAGAACTACCTATATCTAATATAAATGAAAGAAGAATAAATTTTTACAAAAGAATTGGATTTAAATTAAACGAACATTATTATGAAATCCCATCTTTAAGAAAAAGTAAATCTCCATTGCAATTATTATTAATGTCCTACCCTGGTTTTATATCAAAAAAAGACGTTGATTTTTTTATTCATAAATACCATCCAATTATTTATAACAAAACCACAAAATAA
- a CDS encoding SLATT domain-containing protein, which produces MTEKTNQFTGPKKYLEKSFLEELNYKIWSTKASRFNADKRLKLKAKLSNISLAFLSAYLIIASLISVYNINTGNNENIINYVITALSILVLVVSQFENAQDYKLNARIFHDCGLELSILYNDLRVFKTLKKKPSEYEIYSFGKNLSEKYQNVLRNYQNHAPIDYDLFQINNIDYFEKVAPKKVTPENIKKVKRRYNWEVYGWYSIMIIAPPILITGIILIAKCINNVP; this is translated from the coding sequence ATGACAGAAAAGACAAACCAATTCACCGGACCAAAAAAATATTTAGAAAAAAGCTTTTTGGAAGAATTGAATTATAAAATTTGGTCGACTAAAGCATCACGATTTAATGCTGATAAAAGACTAAAACTTAAAGCAAAATTATCCAATATTAGTTTGGCATTCTTATCCGCATATTTGATTATTGCGAGTTTGATTTCTGTCTATAACATAAATACTGGAAATAATGAAAACATTATTAATTACGTCATTACAGCTTTATCGATTTTAGTTTTGGTAGTTAGCCAATTTGAGAATGCTCAAGATTATAAATTGAATGCACGAATATTTCACGATTGTGGACTTGAATTATCAATTCTTTATAATGACTTACGAGTATTTAAAACTTTAAAGAAAAAACCATCGGAATATGAAATATATTCATTTGGAAAAAATCTGTCTGAAAAATATCAAAATGTGTTACGGAATTACCAAAATCACGCACCAATTGATTATGATCTGTTCCAGATTAATAATATAGATTATTTTGAAAAGGTAGCACCGAAAAAAGTTACGCCTGAAAACATAAAGAAAGTTAAACGCAGATATAATTGGGAAGTTTATGGGTGGTATTCAATTATGATAATTGCTCCACCAATTTTAATTACAGGAATTATTTTAATTGCTAAATGCATAAATAACGTGCCCTAA
- a CDS encoding phosphohydrolase, with amino-acid sequence MKLLEKAKEYAIEKHRNSNHTYDKYHYDFHLNMVFEIAKKFIYLVEPSEQENVLAGCWVHDIIEDARETYNDVKKETNETVAELAYALTNEKGRNRAERANENYYKGIRETKNAPFIKFCDRIANVTHSKNNGSQMFEKYKDENEDFIKKIYVTECEEISVYLKNLFNKNHKA; translated from the coding sequence ATGAAACTATTAGAAAAAGCAAAAGAATACGCTATAGAAAAACATAGAAATTCAAATCATACATATGACAAATACCATTACGATTTTCATTTAAATATGGTGTTTGAAATAGCCAAAAAATTTATCTATTTAGTAGAGCCAAGTGAACAAGAAAATGTATTAGCTGGATGTTGGGTTCACGATATAATTGAAGACGCAAGAGAGACGTATAATGATGTTAAAAAAGAAACGAATGAAACCGTAGCTGAACTTGCTTACGCTTTAACTAATGAAAAAGGTAGAAATAGAGCAGAAAGAGCGAATGAAAACTACTATAAAGGAATTAGAGAAACTAAGAATGCACCATTTATTAAATTTTGTGATAGAATTGCAAATGTGACACATTCAAAAAATAATGGTTCACAAATGTTTGAGAAATATAAAGATGAGAATGAAGATTTTATAAAAAAAATATATGTTACTGAATGTGAGGAGATTTCGGTATATTTAAAAAATCTATTTAATAAAAATCACAAAGCATAA
- a CDS encoding GyrI-like domain-containing protein — translation MKPRIELLKDKKLIGYKLKMSLTNNKTAQLWGQMAPKIKDIKNRVSTDKISMQIYDASYYKTFNPNNEFEKWATVEVHNFNHTPKDMETFILSGGKYAVFDYKGSSADNSIFQYIFMSWLPNSEYQLDNRPHFEVLGEKYKNNDPNFEEEIWIPIKKK, via the coding sequence ATGAAGCCTAGAATAGAACTACTAAAAGATAAAAAACTGATTGGTTATAAACTAAAAATGAGCTTAACCAACAATAAAACAGCTCAATTATGGGGACAAATGGCACCCAAAATTAAGGATATTAAAAATAGAGTAAGCACTGATAAGATTTCAATGCAAATTTATGATGCTTCATATTATAAAACCTTTAATCCTAATAATGAATTTGAAAAATGGGCAACAGTTGAAGTGCATAACTTTAACCATACACCTAAAGATATGGAGACTTTTATTTTAAGTGGTGGTAAATATGCTGTATTTGATTATAAAGGGTCAAGTGCTGATAACAGTATTTTTCAGTATATTTTTATGTCTTGGTTGCCAAATTCAGAATATCAATTGGATAACAGACCTCATTTTGAAGTACTAGGCGAAAAGTATAAAAATAATGACCCAAATTTTGAAGAAGAAATATGGATTCCAATAAAAAAGAAATAA
- a CDS encoding VOC family protein, with protein sequence MNLNQITVPSLDLTKSIPFYEKLGLKLIVKSLPHYARFECPEGNATFSIHQTEKLPNGDGIYVYFECENLDEYVTELINKGIEFEQKPIDQSWLWREARLKDVDGNQLILFYGGKNRTNPPWRID encoded by the coding sequence ATGAACTTAAACCAAATAACTGTTCCATCGTTAGATTTAACAAAATCAATTCCATTCTATGAAAAATTAGGATTGAAATTAATTGTAAAATCGTTGCCTCATTACGCCAGATTTGAGTGTCCAGAAGGAAATGCGACTTTTTCCATACATCAGACTGAAAAACTGCCAAATGGAGATGGAATTTATGTGTATTTTGAATGTGAAAACCTTGACGAATATGTTACCGAATTAATAAATAAAGGAATAGAATTTGAACAAAAACCTATTGATCAAAGTTGGTTATGGCGCGAGGCAAGATTAAAAGATGTAGATGGAAACCAACTTATTTTATTTTATGGCGGAAAAAATCGAACAAATCCGCCTTGGAGAATTGATTAG
- a CDS encoding cytochrome b/b6 domain-containing protein, whose product MKEVKYSKIYRIIHWAIAVSFVLLLLTIFLRLTWLNKFNVAAIIQEYLSDTDQILTQEQLIVLAKKIRQPMWNWHIYIGYVLVGLFSIRFVLPALGHMKFQNPFSNTLSLKEKFQKWIYIIFYVCVIISLVTGLIIVLGPKDLKKPMEEIHILSIYYLLAFIVIHFAGILIAEFTDQKGIISRIVSGTKDKN is encoded by the coding sequence ATGAAAGAAGTAAAGTATTCTAAAATTTATCGAATAATTCATTGGGCAATAGCTGTTTCATTTGTGCTATTGCTACTTACTATTTTTTTACGTTTAACGTGGTTAAATAAATTTAATGTTGCAGCTATTATACAGGAGTATCTGAGTGATACCGACCAAATATTAACTCAAGAACAACTCATTGTTTTAGCAAAAAAAATAAGACAACCAATGTGGAATTGGCATATTTATATTGGTTATGTTTTAGTTGGACTGTTTAGTATTCGTTTTGTACTTCCTGCATTAGGACATATGAAATTCCAAAATCCATTTTCAAATACATTATCCCTAAAGGAAAAATTTCAGAAATGGATTTATATTATTTTTTATGTATGTGTAATTATTTCTTTGGTAACAGGACTAATTATAGTATTGGGACCAAAAGACCTAAAAAAACCAATGGAGGAAATCCATATACTAAGTATTTATTACTTGCTAGCTTTTATTGTAATCCATTTTGCTGGAATTTTAATTGCTGAATTTACAGATCAAAAAGGAATTATATCACGAATTGTAAGTGGAACAAAAGACAAGAATTAA
- a CDS encoding helix-turn-helix transcriptional regulator: MGGFELKNQIKVQRAIKNITQAELAAEIGVTRKTINTIETGKFVPSTILAIRLARFFNINVEELFELIEE, from the coding sequence ATGGGAGGTTTCGAGCTAAAAAATCAAATTAAGGTACAACGAGCTATTAAAAATATAACACAGGCAGAATTAGCGGCTGAAATTGGTGTAACAAGAAAAACAATTAATACAATTGAGACTGGAAAATTTGTACCCTCAACTATATTAGCTATAAGATTGGCTAGATTTTTTAATATTAATGTAGAAGAATTATTTGAATTGATTGAAGAATAA
- a CDS encoding GNAT family N-acetyltransferase translates to MEIEKGTIHDIEKLKAIAERTFVETYASKNSEENLSEYLKKAFSIDKLKSQLNDKNSEFYFAKYEKKTIGYLKVNTGTSQTNFKSKNGLEIERIYVLKEFYGKKVGQIFCDKAIKLAKEKNTDYVWLSVWEQNPRAIRFYEKNGFIADDNLIFKLGNDRQIGIMMKLYLNKKSVANT, encoded by the coding sequence ATGGAAATAGAAAAAGGAACAATTCACGATATTGAAAAATTGAAAGCAATAGCTGAACGCACTTTTGTAGAGACTTATGCATCAAAAAACAGTGAAGAAAATTTGTCTGAATATTTAAAAAAAGCATTTTCAATAGACAAATTAAAATCTCAACTAAATGATAAAAATTCAGAATTCTACTTTGCTAAATATGAAAAAAAAACAATTGGATATTTAAAAGTTAACACCGGAACATCTCAAACTAATTTTAAATCTAAAAACGGACTTGAAATAGAACGAATTTATGTGTTGAAAGAATTTTATGGTAAAAAAGTAGGACAAATTTTTTGCGATAAAGCAATTAAATTAGCAAAAGAGAAAAATACCGATTATGTTTGGTTAAGTGTTTGGGAGCAAAACCCAAGAGCAATCCGTTTTTATGAAAAAAATGGATTTATAGCAGATGATAACCTTATTTTTAAACTTGGAAATGATAGACAGATTGGCATAATGATGAAATTATATTTAAATAAAAAGTCAGTAGCTAACACATAA
- a CDS encoding DinB family protein, with translation MNQSELIILNFKEIRKRSIKLWNGLPEIYYNWKPDAKAMSASEMIRHVLEADYGWNIIINQGDMTNYKTPWKNRPFTNLKEELEFAKPFRETFLESIQQFSDNDLNQTEIVHPGNGSKKILVNYLLRIGYHESVHAGQFLSYLRAMNIDRPNLWD, from the coding sequence ATGAACCAATCTGAACTTATAATTTTAAATTTTAAAGAAATTAGAAAAAGAAGTATAAAACTTTGGAATGGACTACCTGAAATATATTATAATTGGAAACCTGACGCAAAAGCAATGAGTGCATCAGAAATGATACGTCACGTTTTGGAGGCTGATTATGGGTGGAATATTATTATTAACCAAGGAGATATGACAAATTATAAAACACCTTGGAAAAACCGACCATTTACAAATCTAAAAGAGGAACTTGAATTTGCTAAGCCTTTTAGAGAAACATTTTTAGAAAGTATTCAACAATTTTCTGATAATGATTTAAACCAAACGGAAATAGTTCACCCAGGAAATGGAAGTAAGAAAATTCTTGTAAACTATTTGCTACGGATTGGATATCACGAATCTGTTCACGCCGGTCAATTCCTGTCGTATTTAAGAGCAATGAATATTGATAGACCAAATTTATGGGATTGA
- a CDS encoding peroxiredoxin-like family protein: MQKLKEQTDAKIALGRKNNPEFMKGVDEIIDEAKAFEKGKNAIKVGEKAPIFKLPNPLSKQIELLDLLRKGPVVITFYRGSWCPYCNLQLRALQNKLKEIQKLGATLVAISPEVPDSSMTKNEINEMEFIVLSDQNAKVASQYGVAWEVPEFLLEHMRVDRNLDLKKINNGNNNVLPIPATFVLGSDGIVKWNYVNIDYRTRSEPDEIIEALKNLSK, translated from the coding sequence ATGCAAAAACTGAAAGAACAAACTGATGCTAAAATTGCCTTAGGAAGAAAAAACAACCCTGAGTTTATGAAAGGTGTTGATGAAATAATAGATGAGGCAAAAGCTTTTGAAAAAGGAAAAAATGCAATTAAAGTTGGTGAAAAAGCACCAATTTTTAAGTTGCCGAACCCTTTATCGAAACAAATAGAACTATTAGATTTATTAAGAAAAGGTCCAGTAGTTATTACATTTTATCGTGGTAGTTGGTGCCCTTATTGCAATCTTCAATTACGCGCTTTACAAAACAAGTTAAAAGAGATTCAAAAACTTGGAGCTACTCTGGTTGCCATAAGTCCAGAAGTACCTGACTCATCAATGACAAAAAATGAAATTAATGAAATGGAATTTATTGTATTGTCTGATCAAAATGCAAAAGTAGCTTCGCAATATGGAGTTGCTTGGGAAGTTCCAGAATTTTTATTGGAGCACATGCGAGTAGATCGCAACCTTGATTTAAAAAAAATTAATAACGGAAATAATAATGTATTACCAATTCCAGCTACTTTTGTACTTGGAAGCGATGGAATTGTGAAATGGAATTATGTGAATATAGATTATAGAACTCGTTCAGAACCTGATGAGATAATCGAAGCCTTGAAAAACCTCTCAAAATAA
- a CDS encoding DoxX family protein — protein sequence MKISNLDNKTIALHLFRISFGINFFFHGVVRIPNFEKFVSGIQNSFQDSLLPEFLVTPLAYTIPFAELIIGLFLLLNKFTRETIIAAFILMNILVIGSSFVQKWDLVGLQATYIGFLFLLLYFTNDNKKIK from the coding sequence ATGAAAATATCAAATTTAGATAACAAAACAATTGCACTACATTTATTTCGAATATCTTTCGGAATAAATTTTTTCTTCCACGGAGTGGTGAGAATACCTAACTTCGAAAAATTTGTATCAGGGATACAAAATTCATTTCAAGACAGCTTATTGCCCGAATTTTTGGTTACACCTTTAGCTTATACCATTCCATTTGCAGAATTAATTATTGGACTTTTTTTACTTCTCAATAAATTCACAAGAGAAACTATAATAGCTGCTTTTATACTTATGAATATTTTAGTAATTGGAAGCTCTTTTGTTCAAAAATGGGATTTGGTGGGATTACAAGCCACCTATATTGGGTTTTTGTTTTTACTGCTCTATTTTACAAATGACAATAAAAAAATTAAGTAA
- a CDS encoding AraC family transcriptional regulator, with product MKIFRDINSYFLNHTQPANDYANSFFIRKIASDMKHVVPDDEFWEPHKRDFFEIAILHTSNTNIQIGNQTMNELKNSLAIVSPFQVINYSVVPPNNDYGYIIYFNTSIFTNLNKSYELQNEFSFFKIHTIPIYQITEDDFKTILPIAQELYKESRSTALHNREIVSSLLLILLYKVKRATQNNKDIISTNRFDSIMSKFEQQILKGNNKFFSVNEYASQMNISSIYLTECVKKATGKSAQKVIIDYKMLYAKTLLHQMDKTVAEVAYALDFNEVANFNQFFKRNTGMTATQFRNR from the coding sequence ATGAAAATATTTAGAGATATCAATTCATATTTTTTAAACCATACACAACCTGCAAATGATTATGCTAACAGTTTTTTTATACGAAAAATAGCTAGTGATATGAAACATGTAGTACCCGATGATGAATTTTGGGAACCTCATAAGCGTGATTTTTTTGAGATTGCTATTCTACATACAAGTAATACGAATATCCAAATTGGCAATCAAACAATGAATGAGTTAAAGAATAGTTTAGCCATTGTTTCCCCTTTTCAAGTCATTAATTATAGTGTAGTACCTCCTAATAATGACTATGGATATATTATATATTTTAACACTTCTATCTTCACTAATTTAAATAAGTCATATGAGTTGCAAAACGAATTTTCGTTTTTCAAAATCCATACAATTCCTATTTATCAGATAACTGAAGATGACTTTAAAACCATATTACCCATTGCTCAAGAATTATATAAGGAATCTAGAAGTACAGCATTGCATAACAGAGAGATTGTAAGTTCTCTTTTGTTAATCTTACTATATAAAGTAAAGCGGGCTACCCAAAACAATAAAGACATAATAAGCACCAATAGGTTTGACAGTATAATGTCTAAATTTGAACAACAGATTCTTAAGGGGAACAATAAGTTCTTTTCAGTAAATGAATATGCTTCCCAAATGAATATAAGTTCAATTTACCTCACAGAATGTGTTAAAAAAGCTACAGGCAAAAGTGCTCAAAAAGTAATTATAGATTATAAAATGCTGTATGCAAAAACACTACTACATCAAATGGATAAAACTGTAGCAGAAGTTGCTTATGCTTTAGATTTTAATGAAGTGGCTAATTTTAATCAATTTTTTAAACGAAATACAGGAATGACAGCTACACAATTTCGAAATAGATAA
- a CDS encoding MATE family efflux transporter — translation MSNLIHIFKNTILFLKPKKNEVSEKSMVTEEKYSLINDSIPKLLFAFVGPAVLGMLINALYNFVDRIFVGQYVGVEGLSAVTMVFPVTLFQFGLILLFGSGSGILIAKYLGESQPRKASTILGNVIACLFLVMLLFTGLGLIYYKPLLELFGASGTLLNLSADYLLVIILGFPLSFFLALEFTCRAEGNPTFPAKLLVLSCVINLCLDYVFMKIFNLGIRGAALATIIAQATNAILLIRYYASGKSLVKLKWKQIRLQKSIIFPVLLVGLAPFLMDIAISFQNVLANSLLLNSGGTDGVAAMGILFGVNVFFMMIALGTGDAMQPIISFNYGAKRFDRARKTLELAIKTVGIITIFGLLVLEFFPKQITSVFIESNGNQNVIAITKKALQIFAISIPFYAVQIIITRYFQAIQKNKTAAFLALLRPIILFIPIAYLLNYNYGLIGIWIAFPISDSIAAFVSLLLVKKYTVNAQTQIRKNLSINST, via the coding sequence ATGAGTAATTTAATACACATATTTAAAAATACAATTCTATTCTTAAAGCCTAAGAAAAATGAAGTTTCTGAAAAAAGTATGGTTACTGAGGAAAAATATTCCTTAATAAATGATTCTATACCTAAACTACTATTTGCCTTTGTTGGTCCTGCAGTTTTAGGGATGTTAATAAATGCACTTTACAATTTTGTTGATCGTATTTTTGTTGGTCAATATGTGGGTGTTGAAGGACTATCAGCAGTAACTATGGTGTTTCCGGTTACACTCTTTCAATTTGGATTAATATTGTTGTTTGGTAGTGGTTCTGGAATTTTAATTGCCAAATACTTAGGAGAATCTCAACCTAGAAAAGCAAGTACTATTTTAGGAAACGTTATTGCATGTCTATTCTTAGTTATGTTACTTTTTACTGGACTTGGTCTTATTTATTACAAGCCCTTATTGGAGTTATTTGGAGCAAGTGGTACCTTATTAAATTTATCTGCAGATTATTTATTAGTCATAATTTTAGGATTTCCGCTTAGTTTTTTTCTGGCTTTAGAATTTACATGTAGAGCCGAAGGAAATCCAACATTTCCTGCAAAACTTCTAGTGCTTTCTTGTGTAATAAACTTATGCTTAGATTATGTTTTTATGAAAATATTCAATTTAGGTATTCGTGGTGCTGCATTAGCCACTATAATTGCTCAGGCTACAAATGCTATCCTTTTAATTAGATATTATGCAAGTGGAAAAAGTTTAGTGAAATTGAAATGGAAGCAAATAAGACTACAAAAATCAATTATTTTTCCTGTATTGCTTGTGGGCTTAGCGCCGTTTTTAATGGATATAGCAATTAGTTTTCAGAATGTGTTAGCAAATAGTTTATTATTAAATTCTGGAGGAACTGATGGTGTTGCGGCTATGGGAATACTATTTGGGGTAAACGTTTTTTTTATGATGATTGCTTTAGGTACTGGTGACGCAATGCAGCCTATTATAAGTTTTAACTATGGTGCAAAACGTTTTGATAGAGCACGTAAAACATTAGAACTTGCTATAAAAACAGTCGGTATAATAACCATTTTTGGTCTTTTGGTTTTGGAGTTTTTTCCAAAACAAATTACAAGTGTTTTTATAGAAAGTAATGGGAACCAAAATGTAATCGCTATTACAAAAAAGGCTTTACAAATATTTGCTATTTCAATTCCATTTTATGCTGTTCAAATAATAATAACTAGATATTTTCAGGCGATTCAAAAGAATAAAACAGCAGCCTTTTTAGCACTACTACGCCCCATTATATTATTTATTCCAATAGCGTATTTACTAAATTATAATTATGGCTTAATAGGTATTTGGATAGCTTTTCCTATTAGTGATAGTATTGCTGCTTTTGTATCACTACTCTTAGTAAAAAAATATACAGTAAACGCACAAACACAAATTAGAAAAAATCTATCTATAAATTCAACCTAA